Proteins encoded in a region of the Mercenaria mercenaria strain notata chromosome 1, MADL_Memer_1, whole genome shotgun sequence genome:
- the LOC123564926 gene encoding RYamide receptor-like: MSEINDTDFTVDSYTEYNNVEEYKLPETVTYILLVLHTISSGISLSGNVTIIIQNAMTKRIKSPVNYYLTSMAFSGILLVVFCVPFTVMMNLVNYTWIFGRFVCSTLSYAQTASVIQCSFTLMASSVNRHLAICRPFRPKQSARTVNGIILGIWIASFAIPAPIAYFSTIVAYNDTKFCVEVWPTNTYRQSYSSVIMILTYGIPLLVLMVTYGHITVILSKRPPGEECEEMVARRCSARNKNIKVFLLAFGAYCVCWLPIHVITIVGDVNPSIYDLKSVHVLWLFAHWMAMSNSAVTAMITIFLKSMFSSCLSKVFRKRTESDVSHTRAELSARRMTHETIL, translated from the exons atgTCTGAAATAAACGATACAGATTTTACAGTTGATTCTTACACTGAATACAACAATGTAGAAGAATACAAGTTACCTGAAACTGTTACTTACATTCTACTTGTCCTTCATACAATATCTTCTGGTATAAGTTTGAGTGGAAACGTaacgattatcattcaaaatgcGATGACAAAAAGGATAAAGTCACCTGTCAACTACTATTTGACCTCTATGGCATTCAGCGGCATTCTTCTGGTAGTCTTCTGTGTACCATTCACAGTAATGATGAACTTAGTCAATTACACTTGGATATTTGGACGTTTCGTCTGCTCTACACTGAGCTACGCACAAACTGCCAGCGTCATACAATGTTCGTTTACTCTAATGGCATCGTCAGTTAACAGGCATCTTGCGATATGTCGCCCTTTCCGCCCGAAACAATCAGCCAGAACAGTTAACGGTATCATTCTGGGAATCTGGATTGCGTCGTTTGCTATTCCGGCACCAATTGCCTATTTTTCTACAATCGTGGCCTACAATGATACGAAATTCTGTGTCGAAGTATGGCCAACAAACACCTATCGTCAGTCATACAGTTCAGTCATTATGATACTGACATATGGCATTCCTCTCCTTGTACTGATGGTAACATACGGACACATTACCGTTATACTCAGCAAAAGACCGCCTGGCGAGGAGTGTGAAGAGATGGTTGCACGGCGATGTTCCGCCAGGAACAAG AACATCAAAGTGTTCCTGTTAGCTTTCGGTGCATATTGCGTTTGCTGGCTTCCGATTCACGTGATTACAATCGTCGGTGACGTCAATCCAAGCATATATGACCTCAAGAGCGTACACGTGCTGTGGTTATTTGCACACTGGATGGCCATGAGTAATTCAGCAGTAACAGCGATGATTACAATTTTCTTAAAATCAATGTTTTCCTCGTGCCTGTCGAAAGTGTTCCGTAAGAGGACGGAAAGCGACGTGTCCCATACAAGAGCGGAACTTTCGGCACGGAGAATGACACACGAAACAATACTGTGA